A window of Pseudodesulfovibrio hydrargyri contains these coding sequences:
- the hisC gene encoding histidinol-phosphate transaminase → MREFTVRPEIMDFAPYVPGLTIEQIQAQYGLKSVIKLASNENPLGTSPLVMKAIERNAARAFRYPENHTPRLTRAVAENVGVPEECVLVGNGSDEIIDMLFRMKAVPGKSNVVFYEHSFAMYGMCAKLCGLEYRVVPRGEDCALPLDGLAEAADENTAMVVVTSPDNPTGLAAGVEDLTVLAGVLPKDCLLVVDEAYIEFAWPPESYSPVEAFDRFENLVCLRTFSKAYGLAGMRLGYGIMPANLAALLRNARIPFTVNLLAEEAGLAALEDDTFFNETLSVVMHGREYFTRELTRLGCKVWPSQSNFVMFRPPMDAKTLFQTLLEQGIIVRHLGSFGLADCIRANVGTDRENELFIKAVGDILNG, encoded by the coding sequence ATGAGAGAGTTTACCGTTCGTCCGGAGATCATGGATTTCGCACCGTACGTGCCGGGTCTGACCATCGAGCAGATCCAGGCGCAATACGGTCTCAAGTCGGTCATCAAGCTGGCCAGCAACGAGAACCCGCTGGGCACGTCGCCGCTGGTCATGAAGGCCATCGAGCGCAACGCGGCGCGGGCCTTCCGCTATCCGGAGAACCATACGCCGAGGCTGACCCGGGCCGTGGCCGAGAACGTGGGCGTGCCCGAAGAGTGCGTGCTGGTGGGCAACGGCTCGGACGAGATCATCGACATGCTCTTCCGCATGAAGGCCGTGCCGGGCAAGTCCAACGTGGTTTTTTACGAGCACAGCTTCGCCATGTACGGCATGTGCGCCAAGCTGTGCGGCCTGGAGTACCGGGTGGTCCCGCGCGGCGAGGACTGCGCCCTGCCCCTGGACGGGCTGGCCGAGGCCGCGGACGAGAACACGGCCATGGTCGTGGTCACCAGCCCGGACAATCCCACGGGGCTGGCCGCCGGGGTGGAGGATCTGACCGTGCTGGCGGGCGTGCTGCCCAAGGACTGCCTGCTGGTGGTCGACGAGGCGTACATCGAGTTCGCCTGGCCGCCGGAGTCCTATTCGCCGGTCGAGGCCTTCGACCGATTCGAGAACCTGGTCTGCCTGCGTACGTTCTCCAAGGCGTACGGCCTGGCGGGCATGCGGCTGGGGTACGGGATCATGCCCGCAAACCTGGCCGCGCTGCTTCGGAACGCGCGCATTCCGTTCACGGTCAACCTGCTGGCCGAGGAGGCCGGGCTGGCCGCGCTGGAGGACGATACCTTCTTCAACGAAACCTTGAGCGTGGTCATGCACGGGCGCGAGTATTTCACCAGGGAGCTGACCCGGCTCGGGTGCAAGGTCTGGCCCAGCCAGTCCAACTTCGTCATGTTCCGGCCGCCCATGGACGCCAAGACGCTTTTCCAGACCCTGCTTGAGCAGGGCATCATCGTCCGCCACCTGGGCAGCTTCGGCCTGGCCGATTGCATCCGCGCGAACGTGGGCACGGACAGGGAGAACGAGCTGTTCATCAAGGCCGTGGGGGACATCCTCAATGGGTAA
- a CDS encoding universal stress protein: MPEIKKILCAVDFSDYSPMVADYANMMAKCSGAQILVLYVAPSLSQYVGFHVPPSSIESFVGEIVTGAEDTMNAFVKENFNDLNVEGKVVTGYPAEEILAICEAEKCDMVVMGTHGRKGIDRILFGSVAEKVVKSSKAPVLTVRPS; this comes from the coding sequence ATGCCCGAGATCAAGAAGATACTGTGTGCGGTCGATTTTTCTGATTACAGCCCCATGGTGGCCGACTACGCGAACATGATGGCCAAGTGCTCCGGGGCCCAGATTCTGGTGCTGTACGTCGCGCCGTCCCTGAGCCAGTACGTGGGCTTCCACGTGCCGCCCAGCTCCATCGAGAGCTTCGTGGGCGAGATCGTCACCGGCGCCGAAGACACCATGAACGCCTTCGTCAAGGAGAACTTCAACGATCTCAACGTGGAAGGCAAGGTCGTCACCGGCTATCCCGCAGAGGAAATCCTGGCCATCTGCGAGGCCGAAAAGTGCGACATGGTCGTCATGGGCACCCACGGCCGCAAGGGCATTGACCGCATCCTGTTCGGCTCGGTGGCCGAAAAGGTGGTCAAGAGCTCCAAGGCCCCGGTCCTCACCGTCCGGCCCAGCTAG
- a CDS encoding ABC transporter ATP-binding protein, whose amino-acid sequence MTEKAPILELKNVVSAYGRIQALKGISLKVFEGEVVSIIGANGAGKSTTLMTICNIVKAVSGDVLYRGERINGVNSDILPTMGLCQVPEGRRIFPRLTVLENLDMGAFFRRDAAGVKDDVERVFDLFPKLRERRKQLGGTLSGGEQQMLAMARALMSRPKVLLLDEPSMGLAPLLVKQIFDIVKMINEQGVTVVLVEQNANLALQAATRGYVLETGNVVMEDDAKALLANPDIRKAYLGE is encoded by the coding sequence ATGACAGAAAAAGCTCCCATCCTCGAACTGAAGAACGTGGTCTCGGCCTATGGGCGCATCCAGGCCCTGAAGGGCATCTCGCTCAAGGTCTTTGAAGGCGAGGTGGTCTCCATCATCGGGGCCAACGGCGCGGGCAAGTCCACCACGCTGATGACCATATGCAACATCGTCAAGGCGGTTTCGGGCGACGTCCTGTACCGGGGCGAGCGCATCAACGGTGTGAACTCGGACATCCTGCCGACCATGGGGTTGTGCCAGGTGCCCGAGGGGCGGCGCATCTTCCCGCGCCTGACCGTGCTCGAGAACCTGGACATGGGCGCGTTCTTCCGCCGCGACGCCGCCGGGGTCAAGGACGACGTGGAGCGCGTCTTCGACCTGTTCCCCAAACTGCGCGAACGGCGCAAACAGCTGGGAGGCACCCTGTCCGGCGGCGAGCAGCAGATGCTGGCCATGGCCCGCGCGCTCATGAGCCGCCCCAAGGTCCTGCTCCTGGACGAGCCGTCCATGGGCTTGGCCCCGCTCCTGGTCAAGCAGATCTTCGACATCGTCAAGATGATCAACGAACAGGGCGTCACCGTGGTCCTGGTCGAACAGAACGCCAACCTCGCCCTCCAGGCCGCCACCCGGGGCTACGTCCTCGAAACAGGCAACGTAGTCATGGAGGATGACGCTAAAGCATTGTTGGCGAATCCGGATATACGCAAAGCGTATCTGGGCGAATAG
- a CDS encoding ABC transporter permease subunit: MTIRESKRLWLACGVGLGWFLLLLWPLLGIKPDTLEFAATFKVFGYVAVAAVFIMFFYQVKEAGYLDAVGRPAKQATNALGRAYDKAPTWLLLGIVLAAAIVYPLVTGRYAHDVAISVLIYVCLGLGLNIVIGLAGLLDLGYIAFYGVGAYTYAILSINYGLSFWLCLPIAAVIAAIAGCIIGYPTLRMRGDYLAIVTLGFGEIVRLILNNWMSLTNGPNGILSIPRPELFGYEFRSLSSMYYIILGLAVVTILAVYRLNYSRIGRAWEAIREDETAAELMGVNTFLLKLLAYAMGATFAGFAGAFFAARMKFVGPESFTFLESAMVLAMVILGGMGSIPGVILGVLALVALPELFREFELYRMLVFGGAMTLMMLVRPAGIWPAKRVGRRSEEAD, encoded by the coding sequence TTGACGATACGCGAGTCTAAACGACTGTGGCTGGCCTGCGGCGTCGGGCTGGGCTGGTTCCTCCTGCTGCTGTGGCCCCTGCTCGGCATCAAGCCGGACACGCTGGAATTCGCCGCGACCTTCAAGGTCTTCGGCTACGTGGCCGTGGCCGCCGTGTTCATCATGTTCTTCTACCAGGTCAAGGAGGCGGGCTACCTCGACGCCGTGGGCAGGCCCGCCAAACAGGCGACCAACGCGCTGGGCAGGGCCTACGACAAGGCGCCCACCTGGCTGCTGCTCGGGATCGTCCTGGCCGCCGCCATCGTCTATCCCCTGGTCACCGGCCGCTACGCCCACGACGTGGCCATCAGCGTGCTCATCTACGTCTGCCTCGGCCTGGGCCTGAACATCGTCATCGGCCTGGCCGGACTGCTCGATCTCGGGTACATCGCCTTCTACGGCGTGGGCGCGTACACCTACGCCATCCTGAGCATCAACTACGGCCTGTCCTTCTGGCTCTGCCTGCCCATCGCGGCGGTCATAGCGGCCATCGCAGGCTGCATCATCGGCTACCCGACCCTGCGCATGCGCGGCGACTACCTGGCCATCGTCACCCTCGGTTTCGGCGAGATCGTCCGGCTCATCCTGAACAACTGGATGTCCCTGACCAACGGCCCCAACGGCATTTTGTCCATCCCCCGGCCCGAGCTGTTCGGCTATGAATTCCGCTCCCTGTCGAGCATGTACTACATCATCCTCGGGCTGGCCGTGGTGACCATCCTGGCGGTCTACCGGCTCAACTATTCGCGCATCGGGCGCGCCTGGGAGGCCATCCGCGAGGATGAGACCGCGGCCGAGCTCATGGGCGTGAACACCTTTCTGCTCAAGCTGCTGGCCTACGCCATGGGCGCGACCTTCGCCGGTTTCGCCGGGGCGTTCTTCGCCGCGCGCATGAAGTTCGTCGGCCCGGAATCCTTCACCTTCCTGGAATCCGCCATGGTCCTGGCCATGGTCATTCTCGGCGGCATGGGGTCCATCCCCGGCGTCATCCTCGGCGTGCTCGCCCTGGTGGCCCTGCCCGAGCTGTTCCGTGAATTCGAACTCTACCGCATGCTCGTGTTCGGCGGGGCCATGACCCTGATGATGCTCGTGCGCCCGGCCGGCATCTGGCCCGCCAAGCGCGTCGGCCGCCGGTCCGAGGAAGCGGATTAA
- a CDS encoding branched-chain amino acid ABC transporter permease, protein MDFFLQQLINGITLGGVYALIALGYTMVYGIIQLINFAHGEFFAAGGYMGVILISYLSSQGVNPYACLAISLVLSMGYCALLAMAVEQLAYKPLRQASRLAALLSALGMSIFLQNGLMLTQGVYDRPYPTEITSGGFEIGAVSISYMQIFIVALTAFLLVGLNILVFKTRIGRAMRATAQDKVMSALVGINSNRIIALTFAVGAGLAAAAGIMVGLYYGSVNYTMGFVPGIKAFAAAVLGGIGNITGALVGGLIIGMVEIFAAGYISGEYKDVFAFIILIGVLYFKPTGIMGENVDDTRV, encoded by the coding sequence ATGGACTTTTTTCTGCAACAGCTGATCAACGGCATCACGCTCGGCGGGGTCTACGCCCTCATCGCCCTGGGCTACACCATGGTCTACGGCATCATCCAGCTCATCAACTTCGCCCACGGCGAGTTCTTCGCGGCGGGCGGGTACATGGGCGTGATCCTGATCTCCTATCTTTCCTCGCAGGGGGTGAACCCCTACGCCTGCCTGGCCATCTCCCTGGTCCTGTCCATGGGCTACTGCGCCCTGCTGGCCATGGCCGTGGAACAGCTCGCCTACAAGCCGCTCAGGCAGGCCTCGCGCCTGGCCGCGCTGCTGTCCGCGCTGGGCATGTCCATCTTCCTGCAGAACGGCCTGATGCTCACCCAGGGCGTGTACGACCGGCCCTATCCCACGGAGATAACCTCCGGCGGATTCGAGATCGGGGCCGTCTCCATCTCCTACATGCAGATTTTCATCGTGGCCCTGACCGCCTTCCTGCTGGTCGGCCTGAACATCCTGGTCTTCAAGACCCGGATCGGCCGGGCCATGCGCGCCACGGCCCAGGACAAGGTCATGTCCGCCCTGGTCGGCATCAACTCCAACCGGATCATCGCCCTGACCTTTGCCGTGGGCGCGGGGCTGGCCGCCGCGGCGGGCATCATGGTCGGGCTGTACTACGGCTCGGTCAACTACACCATGGGGTTCGTGCCCGGCATCAAGGCGTTCGCCGCGGCCGTGCTCGGCGGCATCGGCAACATCACCGGCGCCCTGGTCGGCGGGCTGATCATCGGCATGGTCGAGATCTTCGCCGCCGGATACATCTCCGGCGAGTACAAGGACGTGTTCGCCTTCATCATCCTGATCGGCGTGCTGTACTTCAAACCCACCGGCATCATGGGAGAGAACGTTGACGATACGCGAGTCTAA
- a CDS encoding branched-chain amino acid ABC transporter substrate-binding protein: protein MKRLLVLAVALLALGLLLAGCGGEEKKAEQVLKIGTMSPLTGPYAADGNDIRQGAEIAVEVVNEAGGIPGFSKIEIVSEDTACDPKQAVAAANKLINEKVPAVVGAYCSSSTIPASETLAEENIFMLTPASTNPKVTERGLKYMFRTCGRDDHQAPAAVKFMKDVEGVKTIFIVDDKTTYSQGLAEGVAAAAEAVGIQVLEHDHVNQGDKDYSAVLTKVKAANPDLFYISLQNSATGALMVIQAKRMGIDAILMGQDAVYHPKLIEIAKGDSEGMFCTFGAIDKDAPKYKEFQSKYKAKTGNEPGAYSAYAFDSATAYLTAVKAAGTTEPAKVREELLKLDFTGASKQINYQENGDSGSNYTVYKIQDGKFVPYWNSLTGEKL, encoded by the coding sequence ATGAAACGTTTACTGGTACTCGCAGTTGCCCTGCTCGCTCTGGGCCTGCTCCTGGCGGGCTGCGGCGGCGAAGAGAAAAAAGCCGAGCAGGTCCTCAAGATCGGCACCATGTCCCCCTTGACCGGCCCCTACGCCGCCGACGGCAACGACATCCGCCAGGGTGCCGAGATCGCCGTGGAAGTCGTCAACGAGGCCGGCGGCATCCCCGGCTTCTCCAAGATCGAAATCGTTTCCGAGGACACCGCCTGCGACCCGAAGCAGGCCGTCGCCGCAGCCAACAAGTTGATCAACGAAAAGGTCCCCGCCGTTGTCGGCGCGTACTGCTCCAGCTCGACCATCCCCGCTTCCGAGACCCTGGCCGAGGAGAACATCTTCATGCTGACCCCGGCCTCCACCAACCCCAAGGTCACCGAGCGCGGCCTGAAGTACATGTTCCGCACCTGCGGCCGTGACGACCACCAGGCCCCGGCCGCGGTCAAGTTCATGAAGGACGTCGAAGGCGTGAAGACCATCTTCATCGTGGACGACAAGACCACCTACTCCCAGGGCCTGGCCGAAGGCGTGGCCGCCGCCGCCGAGGCCGTCGGCATCCAGGTTCTCGAGCACGACCACGTCAACCAGGGCGACAAGGACTACTCCGCCGTGCTGACCAAGGTGAAGGCCGCCAACCCGGATCTGTTCTACATCTCCCTGCAGAATTCGGCCACGGGCGCGCTCATGGTCATCCAGGCAAAGCGCATGGGCATCGACGCCATCCTCATGGGCCAGGACGCCGTGTACCATCCGAAACTCATCGAGATCGCCAAGGGTGATTCCGAGGGCATGTTCTGCACCTTCGGCGCCATCGACAAGGACGCTCCCAAATACAAGGAGTTCCAGTCCAAGTACAAGGCCAAGACCGGCAACGAGCCCGGTGCCTACTCCGCCTACGCCTTCGACTCCGCCACCGCGTACCTGACGGCCGTCAAGGCAGCGGGCACCACCGAGCCCGCCAAGGTCCGTGAAGAGCTGCTCAAGCTCGACTTCACCGGCGCGTCCAAGCAGATCAACTACCAGGAGAACGGCGACTCCGGCTCCAACTACACCGTGTACAAGATCCAGGACGGCAAGTTCGTGCCCTACTGGAACTCCCTGACCGGCGAAAAGCTCTAG
- a CDS encoding ABC transporter ATP-binding protein produces MANLTLDDICVRFGGLQALTDVAFSVSEGEVVGLIGPNGAGKTTVFNVITGVYKASSGSVSYDGTRITGLRPYQVLSMGIARTFQNIRLFQNMTALENCMVAQHSRSRSGVVGAILRSPGQRREEERIIEKSQKALDFMGLGRRTDEVASNMPYGHQRRLEIARALASEPHTILLDEPAAGLNPAESKELMESIGRITDLGINVLMVEHDMKVVMGICNRIVVLDHGVMIAEGRPEEIQKNPDVIEAYLGQ; encoded by the coding sequence ATGGCAAATCTCACTCTTGACGACATCTGTGTCCGCTTCGGCGGGTTGCAGGCCCTGACCGATGTGGCCTTTTCCGTGTCCGAAGGCGAGGTCGTGGGGCTGATCGGCCCCAACGGGGCGGGCAAGACCACGGTGTTCAACGTTATCACCGGGGTGTACAAGGCGTCCAGCGGTTCGGTCTCCTACGACGGCACCAGGATCACCGGGCTGCGGCCCTACCAGGTCCTGTCCATGGGCATCGCCCGGACCTTTCAGAACATCCGTCTCTTCCAGAACATGACCGCCCTGGAGAACTGCATGGTCGCCCAGCACAGCCGCTCCCGGTCGGGGGTGGTGGGCGCGATCCTGCGCAGCCCGGGCCAACGGCGCGAGGAGGAGCGGATCATCGAGAAGTCCCAGAAGGCGCTCGATTTCATGGGGTTGGGCCGGCGCACCGACGAGGTGGCCTCGAACATGCCCTACGGCCACCAGCGCAGGCTCGAGATCGCCCGCGCCCTGGCCAGCGAGCCGCACACCATCCTGCTGGACGAACCCGCCGCCGGGCTGAACCCGGCCGAATCCAAGGAGTTGATGGAGTCCATCGGTCGGATCACCGATCTGGGCATCAACGTGCTCATGGTCGAACACGACATGAAGGTCGTCATGGGCATCTGCAACCGCATCGTCGTCCTTGACCACGGCGTAATGATCGCCGAGGGGAGGCCTGAGGAGATTCAGAAAAACCCCGACGTGATCGAGGCATATTTGGGCCAGTAG